A single region of the Vicia villosa cultivar HV-30 ecotype Madison, WI linkage group LG4, Vvil1.0, whole genome shotgun sequence genome encodes:
- the LOC131599592 gene encoding chitinase 2-like: MSKLIFREYIGVKPSLLTDFPIEIINTKSFDFHYILGFASEGYDKNGKGDGIFRETWNVNYFGPEKVNNLKKRYPNVKVVISIGGRDAETPFDPVDETVWIKEAVKSLKVLIGKYNSESGNTIDGIDINYETIKTSPDRYDDLFVKCIGKIITELKNDRDLKITVVSIATSEINDSHYRNLYYAYKGIINWVDYQFYNQKNTISTVEEFVVIYDNLIKDYPPQKVLPGFSTDPNDTKNNKISREIFIAGCIQLKKHSKFQGVFLWNANDSATLSQGEREPYIVEHILQDVLTKSDDELLAIHSQ, encoded by the coding sequence ATGTCTAAACTTATCTTTCGAGAGTATATTGGTGTGAAGCCATCCTTATTAACTGATTTTCCAATTGAAATCATCAACACCAAAAGCTTTGATTTCCACTATATTTTGGGCTTTGCAAGTGAGGGGTATGACAAAAATGGAAAAGGCGACGGAATTTTCAGAGAAACATGGAATGTGAATTACTTCGGTCCAGAAAAAGTGAATAATTTGAAGAAAAGGTATCCAAACGTAAAGGTGGTAATAAGCATTGGAGGTCGTGATGCTGAAACTCCTTTCGATCCTGTTGATGAAACTGTATGGATTAAAGAGGCTGTAAAATCACTCAAAGTGCTCATCGGTAAATACAACAGTGAAAGCGGCAACACAATTGATGGCATTGATATTAATTATGAAACTATCAAAACTAGTCCTGATAGATATGATGATCTATTTGTTAAGTGCATAGGCAAAATTATAACAGAACTCAAGAATGATCGTGACTTAAAGATTACTGTGGTGTCCATTGCTACATCTGAGATTAATGATTCTCACTACCGCAATTTGTATTATGCATACAAGGGCATTATCAATTGGGTTGACTACCAATTCTACAATCAAAAAAATACTATATCCACAGTTGAGGAGTTTGTAGTGATCTATGACAATCTAATAAAAGACTACCCTCCTCAAAAAGTCCTTCCCGGATTTAGCACCGACCCAAATGACACTAAGAATAATAAGATATCACGAGAGATTTTTATTGCTGGCTGCATACAACTCAAGAAACACTCAAAATTTCAAGGGGTTTTTCTCTGGAACGCTAATGACTCTGCAACTCTCTCTCAGGGTGAGCGCGAACCCTATATTGTAGAGCATATCTTGCAAGACGTCCTCACCAAATCAGATGATGAGTTACTCGCTATACATAGCCAGTAA
- the LOC131599593 gene encoding uncharacterized protein LOC131599593, which produces MAGRNDAAIAAALEAMAQAMQNQPNADENAGSRSLATFQRENPPVFKGTHDPDGALDWLKEIERIFRVMDCTSAQKVRYGTHMLAKEADDWWLETRRRLEAHGEEITWIAFRMEFLRKYFPEDVRGKKEIEFLELKQGNKSVVEYAAKFGELAKFYQYYDGANGEFSKCIKFENGLRPEIKKAVSYQKIRIFVDLVDSCRIYEEDNNAHYRVINEERGKNQQSREKPYDAGRGKQRVAHGHKTSGGDAPARVVCFKCGRPGHKSDVCTTDVKRCYRCGKTGHMSSACKHKDVVCFNCGAEGHIDSQCQKPKKTAVGGKVFALSGTQTSSEDGLVRGDSH; this is translated from the coding sequence atggctgggaggaatgatgctgcgatagctgctgctttggaagcgatgGCTCAGGCTATGCAGAACCAACCTAATGCTGATGAGAATGCGGGATCTCGTAGTTTGGCGAcattccagagggagaatccgccagtgttcaagggtacgcatgaccccgatggtgctcttgattggttgAAGGAGATCGAGCGAATCTTCCGTGTTATGGATTGCACTTCTGCACAGAAGGTTAGATATGGCACTCATATGCTGGCTAAGGAAGCGGATGATTGGTGGCTTGAGACCCGTAGGAGGTTGGAGGCTCATGGTGAGGAGATCACTTGGATTGcgtttcgcatggagttcttaaggaaatactttcctgaggatgtccgtggtaagaaggagattgaattccttgagctgaaacaagggaacaagtctgttgtggagtatgctgctaagtttggtgagctagctaagttttaccaatactatgatggtgcgaatggtgagttttccaagtgtatcaagtttgagaatgggttgcgtccagaAATCAAGAAAGCGGTcagttaccagaagattcgtatTTTTGTTGATTTGGTTGATAGTTGTCGGATTTATGAGGAGGATAACAACGCTCATTATCGTGTTATTAATGAGGAGAGGGGCAAGAATCAACAAAGCCGTGAGAAACCATATGATGCTGGTAGAGGGAAGCAAAGAGTTGCTCATGGTCATaagactagtgggggagatgctcctgctagggttgtatgcttcaagtgtggtcgaCCTGGTCATAAGAGCGATGTTTGTACTACTGATGTGAAGAGGTGTTACCGTTGTGGTAAGACGGGACATATGTCATCTGCTTGTAAGCATAAGGATGTTGTTTGCTTTAACTGTGGTGCGGAGGGGCATATTGATAGCCAgtgtcagaagccaaagaagACAGCTGTAGGTGGTAAAGTGTTCGCTTTGTCAGGCACTCAGACATCTAGTGAGGACGGCCTTGttagag